The proteins below are encoded in one region of Segatella copri:
- a CDS encoding tape measure protein — MAKSVLQFLIKLQANEGNVLSVARRTSEQLDNITRKATLVKSRLQSAFSFSNLKTSLMSLPGMDFLMNPYTLASAGVAAISSIGAQAEQTSVAFKTLVGNETAAAKMLGDIYNFAAKTPFEPLDLENNAKMMLGFGVSAQKVVPYLKQLGDIAMGDKEKLGGLSLVFGQVASAGKMQGQDLMQFINAGFNPLKELQKMTGKTYAELQDMMSKGQIGFDAVAAAIAHATSEGGAFNGMSDKLSQTVSGKFSTMMGNIRQAAISMFDSIKPVVLGLMDIVGALVPPISSALQFLLSIVGGVIGFFMKWKTEIAYVAVIAGVGAIAFNAQAIALWGLVGVMKVVAAVTKVWEGVQWLLNIAMNANPIGLVITAIAALVAGVVYCWNKFAGFRAFLLTMWSVIKGLGGIIKDYLIDRFKTFLSGIGKVGQALAKLFNGDFSGAWSSAVDGVKDLTGITSTTKAFKATQQLAGGIKQDFDKNYSRESAKDRKKPSDHKISSPSTKGSPAFSFGSPSSDGKGGKGGKGGRGGHGGGKSTAEALATGGSRSSNIHINIGKFFDTIQVTMNDKTDTADLERIVLQCMNRALSIATSTDR, encoded by the coding sequence ATGGCTAAAAGTGTACTTCAATTTCTTATCAAGTTGCAAGCCAACGAAGGCAATGTGCTGAGTGTGGCAAGAAGAACGTCTGAGCAGCTGGACAACATCACCAGAAAGGCGACCCTTGTAAAAAGTCGCCTCCAATCAGCCTTTTCGTTTTCTAACTTGAAGACCTCCCTGATGTCCCTCCCTGGCATGGATTTCCTGATGAATCCCTATACCCTTGCAAGTGCAGGTGTCGCAGCCATCTCGTCCATCGGTGCACAAGCCGAGCAAACGAGCGTGGCTTTTAAGACACTTGTGGGCAATGAGACGGCAGCAGCCAAGATGCTTGGAGACATTTACAACTTCGCAGCAAAGACTCCCTTTGAGCCTCTTGATCTGGAGAACAATGCCAAGATGATGCTTGGATTCGGTGTAAGCGCACAGAAGGTGGTTCCATACCTGAAACAACTTGGCGACATTGCCATGGGCGACAAAGAGAAGCTTGGTGGTCTCTCACTTGTCTTTGGACAGGTGGCATCAGCAGGAAAGATGCAAGGGCAAGACTTGATGCAGTTCATCAATGCAGGTTTCAACCCTTTGAAGGAACTCCAAAAAATGACAGGTAAGACATACGCCGAGCTTCAAGACATGATGAGCAAGGGACAGATAGGCTTTGATGCGGTGGCAGCAGCCATCGCCCATGCCACAAGCGAGGGCGGTGCTTTCAACGGCATGAGCGACAAACTGAGCCAGACTGTCAGCGGAAAGTTCTCCACCATGATGGGAAACATCAGGCAAGCAGCCATCAGCATGTTCGACTCCATCAAGCCTGTTGTGCTTGGACTGATGGACATTGTTGGAGCATTGGTTCCACCGATTTCATCAGCTCTTCAATTTCTTCTTTCCATCGTTGGCGGTGTTATCGGCTTCTTTATGAAGTGGAAGACGGAAATAGCCTATGTGGCTGTAATAGCTGGTGTTGGAGCCATCGCCTTCAATGCCCAGGCAATAGCCCTATGGGGGCTTGTGGGTGTGATGAAGGTGGTGGCGGCCGTGACCAAGGTGTGGGAAGGCGTGCAGTGGCTGTTGAACATCGCCATGAACGCAAACCCTATAGGTCTTGTCATCACTGCCATCGCAGCCCTTGTCGCAGGTGTGGTCTATTGTTGGAACAAATTCGCTGGTTTCCGTGCCTTTCTCCTGACCATGTGGTCGGTCATCAAGGGACTTGGCGGTATCATCAAGGACTACCTCATAGACCGCTTCAAGACGTTCCTCAGTGGAATCGGCAAGGTGGGACAGGCATTGGCGAAGCTCTTCAATGGAGATTTCAGCGGTGCATGGTCGAGTGCAGTGGATGGTGTCAAGGACTTGACAGGAATCACCAGCACGACCAAGGCTTTCAAGGCTACCCAACAACTCGCTGGGGGCATCAAGCAAGATTTCGACAAGAACTATTCAAGGGAAAGTGCCAAGGACAGAAAGAAGCCTTCTGACCACAAGATTTCAAGCCCTTCCACCAAAGGAAGCCCAGCCTTCTCATTCGGCTCACCATCAAGTGACGGCAAGGGAGGAAAGGGAGGAAAAGGTGGACGTGGTGGGCATGGTGGCGGTAAGTCCACGGCCGAAGCCCTTGCCACTGGTGGGTCTCGAAGCTCAAACATCCACATCAACATAGGCAAGTTTTTTGATACTATACAAGTAACAATGAACGACAAGACCGACACGGCGGACCTGGAGCGTATCGTGCTCCAGTGCATGAACCGTGCCCTGTCAATCGCAACAAGTACAGACCGATGA